The Brevinema andersonii genomic sequence AAACATTTGATTCATAATTCTATGAGTATGCGTATCATTTGATTGATAAGGTACTAAAGAAACCGCTTCCACAGGTACAGCAACAGTAATTTGGCCACTATTGGTTGCACTGCCGCAAGAAATAAAAATAAAAAATGCCGCCAGGCTATAAAACAATTTCTTTTTCATGTCTGCCTCCTACATAGACCTTTACATTATAAAAGAAAAAAAAGACATTGTCAAATATAAAGTCTTTATTTAATATATTTGCATTTTCATATAAACATAGTATAATTTAAACATATCTAATCTAAGGAGAAAGCAATGTTTCAAAACCCGTTTTTTAGAGACTTTTTAGCTCTATCAGAACCAATGGCTGCTTTATCATTAATTTTATTAATAGCATGTTTTTTTATTATAAAAGTGTTAGAAAATAAAAAAATCGATTTTTCTATCCGGATGTTTGTAGGCTTGATCATTGGGATTATTTTAGGGCTCGGAATCCAAGCTATTTCAGGATTTCCAACACCTGAAACAATAAAATCGAGCCTTTGGATTCAACAATGTATATCTTGGTATTCATTATTTGGGACTGCATTTGTTAGTTTTATCAGAATGTTGGTTATTCCCATCATTCTTGCATCAATGATCCGTGTTATCCTCAATTTACAGAGCAGTATCGATATTAAAGCATTAATTAATCACGCTTTGTTTTGGTTGTTATTTACTACAGGAATCGCAGCAATTGTTGGTATCATTTTATCATCTATCGTCGATCTCGGAGCTGATATTGCTGTCAAAGAAAGTACAAGAGCTGCTCGTGAAGTCACTAATATTGTTGGTGTATTGCTCGGTTTAATTCCCTCAAACACTGTTGCTGCAATGGTTAACGAAAATATCGTCGGTGTTGTTATTTTTGCATCATTCATTGGGTTTTCTGCACGTATTATGTCCAGCAAAGAAAAATATCAGGCTGTTATGAAAGTGTTCAACGACCTAATCGAAGCTATCTATAGAATTGTTATGTCCATGGCTATGACTATCATTAAATTTATGCCTTATGCAGTTATTGCTTTGATAGCCCAGACACTTATTTCCAATGGTATGTCCGCTATCAGAGAAGCTATGACATTTATTATTTTAGTATATATTGCATCAGCAATTATGATTATTGTTTATATGGTTATTATCTTAGTACACGGACTCAATCCCATAACATTCGTCAAAAAATCAATGAACGCATGGTTGATGGCATTTTCAAGCCGTTCATCTATAGGCTCCCTACCAATGACTATTTCAACTCTAGAAGAAAAATTAGGAGTCAACACAGGAACTGCCAATTTCGTAGCATCTCTCGGATCAACAGTAGGCATGAATGGTTGTGCAGGTTATTTTCCAGCAATGGTAGCAATGTTGGTAGCACGCATGACAGGGACACCTATTGATTTAAATTTTATGATTATGGTGGTTATGGTAGCAATATTAGGTTCTTTAGGTATAGCAGGTATTCCAGGTAGCGCGACTATGGCAGCATCAATTATGCTTTCTGGAATTGGTTTGAGCCAGCATTTTAACTTATTGGCTATTGTTTTAGCAATTGATCCCATCATTGATATGGCACGGACAATGGTCAACGTTGCTGGAGCAATGACCTCTGCTGTTAGTACCGATAAAGAATTAAACACTCTTGATATCAAGAAATACAATTCTAGTGAAAATCAAGAAAATATCTAATCAAAGAGGGAAATATGAATATAATAATTGCTGGGGGTAATGCTGCAGGAATGTCAGCAGCTTCACGTTTAAGAAAAAACCTCCCCAACGCTAATATTATTGTGTTGGAAAAAGGAAATTTGGTATCCTTTGGAGCTTGTGGGCTGCCGTATTTTGTTGCAAGCGAATTTGACGACCAAAACGAAATGATCGCTCGTCCTTTAGAAGCATTTCAAAAAATAAATATTGATGTACGCTTATTTCACGAAGCAATTTCTCTGGATCCTCAAGCAAACACCATATCAGCCAAAAACACACAAACTCAGGAGATGATCACTTTACCTTATGATAAACTTCTTATTTCCACAGGAGCTGCTCCTTTTATTCCAAACATAGAAGGTATTAATTTGGAGGGGGTTCATACATTAACTAAAATGGAAGACGGTGCAGCATTGCGTACAGCTCTTCCAAATGTAGAAAAAGTTGTAATTATCGGTGGAGGATTTATTGGTTTGGAAACAGCAGAAGCTATGTTGCATCAAGGAAAAGAGGTAACCATTATTGAATTGGATTCGCGAGTGAGCAGTCGAGTATTCGATCCTGAAATTACCGAACATTTGGAAAACACCATCCGAAAACATGGCGTTAATCTTAGATTAGAAGAAAAAGTAATAAAATTCAGTGGCAAGAAAAAAATCCAATTTGTCCATACAAATACAAACACTTATGCTGCAGATCTTGTAATTATTGCTGCAGGTTTTAGTCCAGCAACCAAATGGTGTCAAAATATTGGTTTGGAAATGCTTCCCAATGGTGCAATTATCATTGATGACCAAGCAAAAACAAATATTAAAGGAATCTATGCAGCAGGAGACTGCGCAACTATAAAACATTGTGTACTTAATCAGCAACGTTATATTCCTTTAGCAACAAGTGCAAATAAATTAGGACGATGCTTAGGGGATATTTTAGCAGGGAAAAATATAAAATTCCAAGGCACGCTTGGGTCTTCAGCGCTACGTTTTATGGATTTCGAAGCAGGACGTACGGGTATCAGCGAACATGAAGCACAGAGTGCTGGATATAATTACAGTACCAATACTATTCAAGATTTCAACCATACCAGCTATATACCCGGTAAAACTCCTCTATATATTAAATTGATTTATGATAATAATAGTCGGATTTTGTTAGGAGGACAAATATGTGGTCCTCAAGATGCCGTTTTAAGAGTAGATGCATTAGCAGCAGCTATCTTCAAAAAAATGACGGTTGATGAATTAGGTATGTTAGATTTTATTTATGCGCCACCATTTGCACGAACTTGGGAAGCACTTAATATAGCAGGCAATACATCAAAATAAAAACTCCCCGAAATGGGGAGTTTTTATTATTTTTTATGTTTTTTTACAGTAGAAAGCAAAGAAATTAATGTACTTTTTGACTTTCTTAATTCATCAAACTTAGAAGTATTTGCCAACCGAGACCATTCCTGTGTAACACCAAAAACTCCAGCTTTATCTATAGTAGATCTTAAAATTAATTTCTTTTTGTCATCTGATAGCTTAGTGCGGTTATAGAAATATTTTCC encodes the following:
- a CDS encoding cation:dicarboxylate symporter family transporter, whose product is MFQNPFFRDFLALSEPMAALSLILLIACFFIIKVLENKKIDFSIRMFVGLIIGIILGLGIQAISGFPTPETIKSSLWIQQCISWYSLFGTAFVSFIRMLVIPIILASMIRVILNLQSSIDIKALINHALFWLLFTTGIAAIVGIILSSIVDLGADIAVKESTRAAREVTNIVGVLLGLIPSNTVAAMVNENIVGVVIFASFIGFSARIMSSKEKYQAVMKVFNDLIEAIYRIVMSMAMTIIKFMPYAVIALIAQTLISNGMSAIREAMTFIILVYIASAIMIIVYMVIILVHGLNPITFVKKSMNAWLMAFSSRSSIGSLPMTISTLEEKLGVNTGTANFVASLGSTVGMNGCAGYFPAMVAMLVARMTGTPIDLNFMIMVVMVAILGSLGIAGIPGSATMAASIMLSGIGLSQHFNLLAIVLAIDPIIDMARTMVNVAGAMTSAVSTDKELNTLDIKKYNSSENQENI
- a CDS encoding CoA-disulfide reductase is translated as MNIIIAGGNAAGMSAASRLRKNLPNANIIVLEKGNLVSFGACGLPYFVASEFDDQNEMIARPLEAFQKINIDVRLFHEAISLDPQANTISAKNTQTQEMITLPYDKLLISTGAAPFIPNIEGINLEGVHTLTKMEDGAALRTALPNVEKVVIIGGGFIGLETAEAMLHQGKEVTIIELDSRVSSRVFDPEITEHLENTIRKHGVNLRLEEKVIKFSGKKKIQFVHTNTNTYAADLVIIAAGFSPATKWCQNIGLEMLPNGAIIIDDQAKTNIKGIYAAGDCATIKHCVLNQQRYIPLATSANKLGRCLGDILAGKNIKFQGTLGSSALRFMDFEAGRTGISEHEAQSAGYNYSTNTIQDFNHTSYIPGKTPLYIKLIYDNNSRILLGGQICGPQDAVLRVDALAAAIFKKMTVDELGMLDFIYAPPFARTWEALNIAGNTSK